The Corallococcus caeni genome includes a region encoding these proteins:
- a CDS encoding ADP-ribosylglycohydrolase family protein, whose protein sequence is MVSREERIAGGLYGLLVGDALGVPYEFHRPERIPPPEAIEYDPPPNFDRAHDRVPPGTWSDDGAHALCLLDSLTHQKRLDCEDLGRRLVNWQDWGYLAVDGDVFDVGIQTSTALRRLRDGTPAMLAGPSGTMDNGNGSLMRVLPLALWHQGKDAALVSDAMAQSRVTHGHVRAQVCCALYCLWARRILEGAADPWADAVATFRDLYVEGFPQREELEAHIRPDDPAPGTGGGYVVDCLRSARACVANGKTYEEVVKSAIRLGHDTDTTACVAGGIAGLIFGLKGIPHRWRSQLRGQELVEPLLERLMKSLG, encoded by the coding sequence ATGGTGAGTCGTGAGGAGCGCATCGCGGGAGGGCTGTATGGGCTGCTCGTCGGAGACGCGCTCGGGGTGCCCTACGAGTTCCACCGGCCGGAGCGGATTCCGCCTCCCGAGGCCATTGAATACGACCCGCCACCGAACTTCGACCGCGCGCACGACCGCGTCCCGCCCGGCACGTGGTCGGACGACGGAGCCCATGCGCTGTGCCTGCTGGATTCGCTGACGCATCAGAAGCGGCTCGACTGCGAGGACCTGGGCCGGCGGCTGGTGAACTGGCAGGACTGGGGCTACCTCGCCGTGGATGGTGACGTGTTCGACGTGGGCATCCAGACCAGCACCGCCCTGCGCAGGCTGCGCGACGGCACGCCCGCGATGCTCGCGGGGCCCAGCGGCACCATGGACAACGGCAATGGCTCACTGATGCGTGTGTTGCCACTGGCCCTGTGGCACCAGGGCAAGGACGCCGCGCTCGTCTCGGATGCCATGGCGCAGTCGCGCGTGACGCACGGCCACGTGCGCGCCCAGGTGTGCTGCGCGCTGTATTGCCTCTGGGCGCGCCGCATCCTGGAGGGCGCGGCGGATCCGTGGGCCGACGCCGTGGCCACCTTCCGCGACCTGTACGTCGAAGGCTTCCCGCAGCGGGAGGAGCTGGAAGCCCACATCCGTCCGGACGACCCGGCACCCGGCACGGGCGGTGGCTACGTCGTGGACTGCCTGCGCTCCGCGCGCGCCTGCGTGGCGAACGGCAAGACCTACGAAGAGGTCGTCAAGTCCGCCATCCGGCTGGGCCACGACACGGACACCACGGCCTGCGTGGCGGGCGGCATCGCGGGCCTCATCTTCGGCCTGAAGGGCATTCCGCACCGCTGGCGTTCCCAGCTGCGCGGACAGGAGCTGGTGGAGCCACTGCTGGAGCGGCTCATGAAGTCGCTGGGCTGA